From one Culex quinquefasciatus strain JHB chromosome 3, VPISU_Cqui_1.0_pri_paternal, whole genome shotgun sequence genomic stretch:
- the LOC6044062 gene encoding uncharacterized protein LOC6044062, whose amino-acid sequence MMMMDILRWLPGACGSLGPALIPPAHIAVLWYFWQNYSRYVDKRFCSCSCWDTVFKGTYESGIASYKHMYFNATQNTMKMWLLIVVGVISLYECTKYLTQLLLQGRVRYTMIVLFLLSIFSHYYAWWAYLNYYNDEYYNQWNHQLFFTITELISTSFVLHLASVDNVVTSRKTLAIVGIAILHILASGVDQFISNVFRGEGYPHQVVRDLGFMIPDVMHLVLPLWLLRQTRKESFSTRPFYRDRNLRRDVVLMFFTVAVLFTICSFL is encoded by the exons ATGATGATGATGGACATCCTGCGGTGGCTGCCCGGGGCCTGTGGAAGCCTCGGCCCTGCGCTGATCCCGCCAGCTCACATCGCCGTGCTGTGGTACTTCTGGCAGAACTATTCCCGCTACGTGGACAAACGGTTCTGCTCCTGCTCGTGCTGGGACACGGTGTTCAAAG gaacTTACGAATCGGGCATTGCGTCCTACAAGCACATGTACTTCAACGCAACCCAAAACACGATGAAGATGTGGCTGCTGATCGTGGTGGGGGTGATATCACTGTACGAGTGTACCAAGTATCTGACCCAGCTGTTGCTGCAGGGTCGCGTCCGGTACACGATGATCGTGCTGTTCCTGCTGTCGATCTTTTCGCACTATTACGCCTGGTGGGCGTACCTCAACTACTACAACGACGAGTACTACAACCAGTGGAACCATCAGCTGTTCTTCACG ATCACCGAGCTCATATCAACCAGCTTTGTGCTGCACCTGGCCAGCGTGGACAACGTGGTGACCTCGCGGAAAACGCTCGCCATCGTTGGCATCGCGATCCTGCACATCCTGGCCAGCGGTGTGGACCAGTTCATATCAAACGTGTTCCGGGGCGAGGGCTATCCCCATCAG GTGGTCCGCGATCTCGGCTTCATGATTCCGGACGTGATGCACCTGGTGCTGCCCCTATGGCTGCTGCGGCAAACGCGGAAGGAGAGTTTCAGCACGCGGCCCTTCTACCGGGATCGGAACCTCCGGCGGGACGTGGTCCTGATGTTCTTCACGGTCGCAGTATTATTCACCATTTGCTCGTTTCTGTAG